The genomic DNA CGCGATACCGAGGCCGAGCACCGCGATGACGAGGACCGCTTCGCCGGTGCCGGTGCCGGCGTCGAAGAGGTTGACCAGGAGTGCCCCGATGCCGCCGACGAGCAGGCCGGTCACCAGCACGAGGCCGGGCGAGAACCGGTGCATCAGCCGGCCGACCACCGGGCCGAGGACGACGGTGAAGCCGTTGAGGGCGATCAGGCGGACCCCGATGTCCCAGGTCGAGGCGTGGTGCACGAGGCCGAAGTACTCGCTGAGCGAGAAGACCAGGCCGACCTGGGCGAACAGGGTGAGCGCCATGACGAACGCGGCCCCGGAGAACGCGGAGGACTTGAAGAGACGCATGTCCAACATCGGGCAGCGCGACCGCAGTTCGACCAGGACGAAGGCCGGCAGCGCGAGAGCCGCCACGACGAACGCGGTCACGACCTCCGCCGAACCCCACCCCGGAGCACCCCCGCCCTCGATGACGCCGTAGACGACGGCGGTGATGGCGACGACGGCGAGGAGCTGGCCGGGGATGTCGAGGTGGCGTTCGCGGTCCGAGCGGGAGTCGACCAGGGTGAAGGCGCCGACCAGGACCGTGACGGCGCCGATGGCCAGGGTGGGCAGGAAGATCCAGCGCCAGCTCGCGTGCTCGACGATCACGCCGTTGAAGAGCGGGCCGAGGGTCAGGCCGAGGCCGAGGGCGGCCGTCCACAGGGCTATCGCGGCGCCCCGCCTGCGGTGGTCGGGGCAGACATGGCTGATCAGGCCGAGGGTCGCGGGGAGTAGGGCGGCGGTGCCGACGCCGGTGAGGGCCTGGCCGACGCAGACCTGGACGACGCTGTGGCCGGTGAGGGCGACGAGACAGCCCAGACAGGACAGCGTGAGACCGATCAGGTACATCTTCTTGCGGCCGAAGAGGTCACCGATGACACCGCAGGTCAGGAGCAGTGCGGCGGTCGGCAGGATGAAGGCGTCGGTGATCCACTGGAGCCCGGTGGTGGACGCGTCGAGCGCCTGCTGGATCACCGGCAGCGCGACCGACACACCGACGACCGGCAGGTAGGAGACGAAGACCCCCACGCAGGCCAGCGCGATGGTGACCGTGGCGTTTCGGGACGGGGCGTCCGGCTGCGGGGGCGGAGGCGAGACTTCGGAGACCAGGGTCGGCATGGCACCTCTAAACGTCGTCGTACAGGGGCGGGTTGACCGGGTGTGAACTGCGTGTGGCGTCGCGTGCGCGGCTACGGCGGGGGGTGGCGGCGCCCCATTTCCTTTCCGGAAATCGCTTCGGACCGTATACCGGGGACCCGGTGCTGGAGATGCCGTTGGGACTGCAAACTAAGGTGAACAGCGGTGACGACACACTGCTCCGGTGGGTGTGAACGCGCAGGTGGCGGGGTGTTCAGCCGGCCGAGACGTTGGCGGTGATCAGCCGGAGGAGCTGCTTGGCCAGGGCGTCCTGGTCGGGGCTCAGGCCCATGGCGGCGCCGATGGCGAGAGGTACCGCGGCGGCCTGGTCCCGCATCCGCGCGCCGGCGCCGGTGAGGCGGATGGCGACCGAGCGTTCGTCGTCGCGGCGGCGTTCGCGGCGCAGCAGGCCGTTCGTCTCCAGCCGCTTCAGCAGCGGGGAGAGCGTGCTGGATTCCAGTTGGAGCGCGTTGCCCAGGTCCCGTACGGAGATCGAGTCCTGCTCCCAGAGGACGAGCATGACGAGGTACTGCGGATAGGTCAGGCCGAGTTCTTCCAGCAGCGGGCGGTAGCGGGCGGTCACCGCGCGGGAGGCCGCGTACAGCGCGAAGCACAACTGGTCGTCGAGGAGCAGCGATCCCTCGGCCGGTTCCGCGGCGGCTGGGCTCATGGTGCGACTCCTCTCTTCGGCTCTCTCTTCAGGGCAATCACCACCTTATCGTTCAGGTCCGGTCGATTCTATAGAGCACGCTTAAGTTGTGCACGACTTAGTAGCGCGCTACTCTCATCTCATCCGTTCCGAAGGAGATCGTCATGACCGACAGCACCGCGCCCCGTCCCGTCCTCGAACCCGCCGCCCAGGCGTTCGTCGAGGCGACCGCGAACCCGCCGTACCTCTTCGACCTCGCCCCGGCGGAGGGCCGCAAGGCCGTCGACGAGGTCCAGTCCGGCGACATCGCCAAGCCCGCGGTCGACGAGGAGTGGATCACCGTGTCCGGCGGGCCCACCGGGCAGGTCAGGGCCCGTATCGTCCGCCCGGCCGGAGCGACCGGCACGCTTCCCGTGATCATCTACATCCACGGCGCCGGCTGGGTCTTCGGCAACGCCCACACCCACGACCGCCTGGTGCGCGAACTCGCCGTGGGCGCGCACGCCGCCGTGGTCTTCCCGGAGTACGACCTCTCGCCCGAGGTCCGCTACCCGGTCGCCATCGAGCAGAACTACACGGTCGCCCAGTGGGTCGTGACGGAGGGCGCGGCCAAGGGCCTCGACGCCACCCGCATCGCCGTGGCCGGCGACTCGGTCGGCGGCAACATGAGCGCCGCGCTCACCCTCATGGCCAAGGAACGCGGTGACGTGCCGCTGCTCCAGCAGGTGCTGTTCTACCCCGTCACCGACGCGAGCTTCGACACGGCGTCGTACCACCAGTTCGCGGAGGGCTACTTCCTGCGCCGTGACGGCATGCAGTGGTTCTGGGACCAGTACACGACCGACGAGGCCGAGCGCGCCCAGATCACCGCGTCCCCGCTGCGCGCCACGACCGACCAGCTCACCGGCCTGCCCCCGGCCCTCGTCATCACCGGCGAGGCCGACGTCCTCCGCGACGAGGGCGAGGCCTACGCCAACAAGCTCCGCGAGGCCGGCGTCGCCGTCACCGCCGTCCGCTTCCAGGGCATCATCCACGACTTCGTCATGCTCAACGCCCTGCGCGAGACCCACGCCGCCCAGGCCGCCATCACACTGGCGATCGACACCCTGCGCAAGGCACTCGCGGCCGGCTGATCCAGGGGGCGTCTCCCTGCGCCTCGGTTACGTGGGGTGCCGCGAGCAGGGCGTGGGGGTACGGAGGCGCGGAGGCGCGGAGGCGCGGAGGCGCGGGCTAGCGTGTCGGCGCAGCACGGCCCACCCGTGTGCGGGGCGCGGCACAGCCTGCTTCTCGAGGGAGGCGCGGGACACGTGCCGTTGCCTAGCGGGAACACCCGACACGTGCCGCTGTCTCACAGAGGGACTCGGCACAGCCCGCCCACTCGCGGTAGCGACCCGGCATGCTCAACCCGGCTGGGAGCACCCGTCCCCCGGCGCAAGGCACTCACCGCCGACTGATCCACAGCCCGCCCACCTGCGGAAGCGCAACCCAGCCCACCTGCCGAGGGGGCACGGGACACGTGCCGCCCCACCTCCGACCACATTCCGTACGGCACACTCAGCCCCATGGACACGGATGCGTTCGTACGGACCCTGGACCGGGAGGGTGGCCTGCTGGCCTCGGCCGCCGAGGTGGCGGGGGTCGGGACCGAGGTGCCGACCTGTCCGGGGTGGCGGGTGCGGGATCTGCTGCGGCACACGGGAATGGTGCACCGGTGGGCGGCCGGGTTCGTCGCCGAGGGGTACACCGCGTACCACCCCGACGGGGGCCTGCCCGATCTCGACGGGGCGGAGTTGGTGGCCTGGTTCCGGGCAGGGCACCGCGCCCTCGTGGACACCCTCGCCACCGCCCCGCCCGCCGTGGAGTGCCGGTATTTCCTGCCGGCGCCGTCGCCGCTCGCGTTCTGGGCCCGTCGGCAGGCGCACGAGACGACCGTGCACCGGGCCGACGCCGAGGCGGCACGCGGGGGCACGCCCGGCGATCTCGCGGCGGACTTCGCGGCCGACGGCATCGACGAGTTGCTCCGCGGATTCCACGCCCGCGGCAAGAGCAGGGTCCGCAGTGAGACAGCCCGAGTGCTGCGCGTGCGGGCGACGGACACGGACGACGCCACATGGACCGTACGACTGTCCCAGGAGCCGCCCGCCGCCGAGCGGGGCGGCACAGGGGAAGCCGACTGCGAACTGGCCGGTCCCGCCGGTCAGTTGTACCTCGCCCTGTGGAACCGGGCGCCGTATCCCACCGTCTCCGGTGACCCGTCGGTCGCCGCGCTGTGGCGGGAGAAGTCCGCCGTCACCTGGAGCTGACGGACCGTCAGTCGCTCAGCATCTTCGTCAACACCGCGCGCTGCAACGGGAGTACCTCGCCGTGCAGCGTGCGCCCCTTGTCCGTGAGGGTCACACGGACGCCCCGCCGGTCCTCCGCGCACATGCCGCGCTCGACGAGACCGTCCTTCTCCAGCCGGGCGATCAGCCGGGACAGCGCGCTCTGACTGAGGTGGACGCGCTCGGAGATCTCCTGGACGCGGAACGCGCACGACTCGCCGGACAGCACGTCCAGCACCTCGAAGTCACTGCCGCACAGGCCGTGTTGATGCAGAGCACGGTCGAGTTCACACTGCGTGCGGGCATGCAGCGCCAGCATCTCCCGCCACTGGTCCACGAGCGCCTGCTCGGCCTTCTTCGCCGCCATGACAGCGCACCGTAGCAGAGAAACGAGTTTGTTGCATCGGAATTAAATGCCCTTGCATTCGATGCATGCGCATGTAGTCTCTGCCGCATGACTTCTCCGCTCTCCCCTCCGGCGGCCGCCTCCTCGACGGTCCGCTGGACCCCCCGGCTGTGGGGCACCCTGCTGGTGCTCTGCGCCGCGATGTTCCTGGACGCGCTCGACGTGTCGATGGTCGGTGTCGCCCTGCCCTCCATCGGCTCCGAACTCGACCTCTCCACCTCGACACTCCAATGGATCGTCAGCGGCTACATCCTGGGCTACGGCGGGCTGCTCCTCCTGGGCGGCCGGACCGCCGACCTGCTGGGTCGGCGGCAGGTCTTCCTGGTCGCCCTGGGCGTCTTCGCGGTGGCCTCGCTGCTCGGCGGCCTCGTCGACTCGGGCCCGCTGCTGATCGCCAGCCGCTTCATCAAGGGCCTCAGCGCGGCCTTCACCGCACCGGCCGGCCTGTCGATCATCACGACGACCTTCGCCGAGGGCCCGCTGCGCAACCGCGCCCTGTCCATCTACACCACCTGCGCCGCCACCGGTTTCTCCATGGGCCTGGTGCTCTCCGGCCTGCTCACGGAGGCCAGTTGGCGCCTGACCATGCTGCTGCCCGCGCCGATCGCCCTGCTCGCGCTCCTCGACGGCCTGAAGCTGCTGCCGCGCAGCGAACGCGAGAAGGACCACAACGGCTACGACGTCCCGGGCGCGGTGCTCGGTACCGCGTCGATGCTGCTGCTGGTGTTCACCGTCGTACAGGCTCCCGAGGCCGGCTGGGCGTCGGCCCGAACTCTCCTGTCCTTCCTGGCCGTTGCCGTCCTGCTGACCGTCTTCGTATACGTCGAGCGGCGCTCCGCGGGGCCGTTGATCCGGCTCGGTGTGCTGCGCTCCGGCAACCAGATCCGCGCCCAGCTCGGCGCGATGGCGTTCTTCGGGTCGTACGTCGGATTCCAGTTCCTCGTCACGCTGTACATGCAGTCGCTGCTCGGCTGGTCCGCGCTGCACACGGCGCTCGCCTTCCTGCCGGCCG from Streptomyces sp. NBC_01478 includes the following:
- a CDS encoding MarR family winged helix-turn-helix transcriptional regulator, which codes for MSPAAAEPAEGSLLLDDQLCFALYAASRAVTARYRPLLEELGLTYPQYLVMLVLWEQDSISVRDLGNALQLESSTLSPLLKRLETNGLLRRERRRDDERSVAIRLTGAGARMRDQAAAVPLAIGAAMGLSPDQDALAKQLLRLITANVSAG
- a CDS encoding alpha/beta hydrolase produces the protein MTDSTAPRPVLEPAAQAFVEATANPPYLFDLAPAEGRKAVDEVQSGDIAKPAVDEEWITVSGGPTGQVRARIVRPAGATGTLPVIIYIHGAGWVFGNAHTHDRLVRELAVGAHAAVVFPEYDLSPEVRYPVAIEQNYTVAQWVVTEGAAKGLDATRIAVAGDSVGGNMSAALTLMAKERGDVPLLQQVLFYPVTDASFDTASYHQFAEGYFLRRDGMQWFWDQYTTDEAERAQITASPLRATTDQLTGLPPALVITGEADVLRDEGEAYANKLREAGVAVTAVRFQGIIHDFVMLNALRETHAAQAAITLAIDTLRKALAAG
- a CDS encoding MFS transporter, which produces MPTLVSEVSPPPPQPDAPSRNATVTIALACVGVFVSYLPVVGVSVALPVIQQALDASTTGLQWITDAFILPTAALLLTCGVIGDLFGRKKMYLIGLTLSCLGCLVALTGHSVVQVCVGQALTGVGTAALLPATLGLISHVCPDHRRRGAAIALWTAALGLGLTLGPLFNGVIVEHASWRWIFLPTLAIGAVTVLVGAFTLVDSRSDRERHLDIPGQLLAVVAITAVVYGVIEGGGAPGWGSAEVVTAFVVAALALPAFVLVELRSRCPMLDMRLFKSSAFSGAAFVMALTLFAQVGLVFSLSEYFGLVHHASTWDIGVRLIALNGFTVVLGPVVGRLMHRFSPGLVLVTGLLVGGIGALLVNLFDAGTGTGEAVLVIAVLGLGIALAMAPVTTIAMNSLPRRLGSTAGAANSALRQIGSALGPAIFGVILTNRTLDTLPAHVAASGLAPADQGQVIGMVNGVGIQAGAFLHLDTGEATGQALTAYGASFTDALHTCALVGGVGMLVAAAVALVTIGVRARVPHGETAPEAEVAATG
- a CDS encoding MarR family winged helix-turn-helix transcriptional regulator translates to MAAKKAEQALVDQWREMLALHARTQCELDRALHQHGLCGSDFEVLDVLSGESCAFRVQEISERVHLSQSALSRLIARLEKDGLVERGMCAEDRRGVRVTLTDKGRTLHGEVLPLQRAVLTKMLSD
- a CDS encoding MFS transporter translates to MTSPLSPPAAASSTVRWTPRLWGTLLVLCAAMFLDALDVSMVGVALPSIGSELDLSTSTLQWIVSGYILGYGGLLLLGGRTADLLGRRQVFLVALGVFAVASLLGGLVDSGPLLIASRFIKGLSAAFTAPAGLSIITTTFAEGPLRNRALSIYTTCAATGFSMGLVLSGLLTEASWRLTMLLPAPIALLALLDGLKLLPRSEREKDHNGYDVPGAVLGTASMLLLVFTVVQAPEAGWASARTLLSFLAVAVLLTVFVYVERRSAGPLIRLGVLRSGNQIRAQLGAMAFFGSYVGFQFLVTLYMQSLLGWSALHTALAFLPAGAMVAVSSTKVGSIVDRFGTQRLIATGFALMVVGYALFLRVSLDPGYAAVILPSMLLIGAACALVFPSLNIQATNGVEDHEQGMVSGLLNTSVQVGGAIFLAVVTAVVTAHAPEHATPQGVLDSYRPGLIVVTFIALAGLLITLPGLRGRRDQQTIVVAKSTVKEAEAERVALRD
- a CDS encoding maleylpyruvate isomerase family mycothiol-dependent enzyme, which encodes MDTDAFVRTLDREGGLLASAAEVAGVGTEVPTCPGWRVRDLLRHTGMVHRWAAGFVAEGYTAYHPDGGLPDLDGAELVAWFRAGHRALVDTLATAPPAVECRYFLPAPSPLAFWARRQAHETTVHRADAEAARGGTPGDLAADFAADGIDELLRGFHARGKSRVRSETARVLRVRATDTDDATWTVRLSQEPPAAERGGTGEADCELAGPAGQLYLALWNRAPYPTVSGDPSVAALWREKSAVTWS